One Sylvia atricapilla isolate bSylAtr1 chromosome 24, bSylAtr1.pri, whole genome shotgun sequence genomic window carries:
- the MTFR1L gene encoding mitochondrial fission regulator 1-like isoform X3 yields MAAEGPRPALAAGPSGTAGPQTIPIWQNKPHGSARSVVRMIGSNLPLKPCPRATFEVLPSVSELYLGDVPPVPTLADIVWIAADDEETYARVRSDTRPLKHKWKPSPFTVIQRNASVPNLRKQEEKLLALKKPGLPALSRTTELQDELSHLRSQIAKIVAAESASAQLTPDLLSPGSSNASSPVHCFGPSFQSTTSFVISDITEEEAELESPELPSVAELPPLAALESCRPDHKDPDDEDSVSLSKASSFADMMGILKDIHRMKQSKDFTV; encoded by the exons ATGGCGGCGGAGGGGCCGCGCCCGGCGCTGGCAGCGGGGCCGAGCGGCACGGCCGGCCCGCAG ACCATCCCCATCTGGCAGAACAAGCCCCACGGCTCAGCTCGCAGCGTGGTCAGGATGATCGGCTCCAACCTGCCCCTGAAGCCCTGTCCCAGGGCCACCTTCGAG gtcctgcccagTGTCTCAGAGCTGTACCTGGGGGATGTGCCCCCCGTGCCCACCTTGGCCGACATCGTGTGGATCGCCGCCGATGACGAGGAGACCTACGCCAGGGTCAG GAGTGACACTCGCCCGCTGAAGCACAAGTGGAAGCCCAGTCCCTTCACAGTGATCCAGAGAAACGCCTCAGTGCCCAACCtgaggaagcaggaggagaagctgctggccTTGAAGAAGCCTGGTttgccagccctgagcaggaccacagagctgcaggacgAGCTGAGTCACCTCCGGAGCCAGATCGCCAAGATCGTGGCCGCAGAGTCAG cctctgcccagctgaCGCCAGACCTGTTatccccaggcagctccaacGCCTCCTCCCCCGTGCACTGTTTTGGACCCTCTTTCCAGTCCACCACGTCCTTCGTGATCAGCGACATCACGGAGGAGGAGGCGGAGCTGGAGAGCCCCGAGCTGCCCTCGGTGGCCGAGCTGCCCCCTCTGGCCGCGCTGGAGAGCTGCCGGCCCGACCACAAGGACCCCGACGACGAGGACTCCGTGTCCCTCTCCAAGGCCAGCAGCTTTGCTGACATGATGGGAATTCTCAAAGACATTCATAGGATGAAGCAGAGCAAAGATTT CACTGTGTAA
- the PAQR7 gene encoding membrane progestin receptor alpha has protein sequence MATAVLGRLSQLFLNVRQLGQLLGPLSPGTVSSSEVPPVFWKPYIHGGYRPVRQTWRYYFSTLFQQHNEAINVWTHLGAALVLLLRFQRLWQRVDFGQDEHARPLLIILAASITYLSFSSLAHLLQAKSEFWHYSFFFMDYVGVAVYQYGSALGHFYYAIEPGWHRRVHSFFLPLAAALAWLSCAGSCYAKFRFHPACPLPGRLCQELPSGLAYLLDISPVIHRICSAARPDPALLYHKCQVLFFLLGAFFFSHPYPEKWFPGKCHFFGQSHQIFHVFLVLCTLAQIEAVVLDYESRREIYSSLQEGLAHDFSALFLVTVTCSVLTATYMAQRVKNKLRLKEE, from the coding sequence ATGGCCACGGCGGTGCTGGGGAGGCTCAGCCAGCTCTTCCTCAACGTCAGGCAGCTGGGCCAGCTGCTGGGGCCGCTGTCCCCGGGCACGGTGAGCAGCTCCGAGGTGCCACCCGTGTTCTGGAAGCCTTACATCCACGGTGGCTACCGGCCCGTGCGCCAGACCTGGCGCTATTACTTCTCCACgctcttccagcagcacaacGAGGCCATCAACGTGTGGACCCACCTGGGGGCcgccctggtgctgctgctgcgcTTCCAGCGCCTCTGGCAGCGCGTGGACTTCGGGCAGGACGAGCACGCCCGGCCCCTGCTCATCATCCTGGCCGCCTCCATCACCTACCTGAGCTTCAGCAGCCTGGCCCACCTGCTGCAGGCCAAGTCGGAGTTCTGGCACTACAGCTTCTTCTTCATGGACTACGTGGGGGTGGCCGTGTACCAGTACGGCAGCGCCCTGGGTCACTTCTACTACGCCATCGAGCCGGGCTGGCACCGGCGTGTCCACAGCTTCTTCCTGCCCCTGGCGGCGGCGCTGGCCTGGCTGTCCTGTGCCGGTTCCTGCTACGCCAAATTCCGCTTCCACCCGGCGTGCCCGCTGCCCGGCcggctgtgccaggagctgccctcgGGGCTGGCGTACCTGCTGGACATCAGCCCCGTCATCCACCGCATCTGCAGCGCCGCGCGGCCCGACCCCGCCCTGCTCTACCACAAGTGCCAGgtgctcttcttcctcctggGCGCCTTCTTCTTCTCCCACCCCTACCCCGAGAAGTGGTTCCCCGGCAAGTGTCACTTCTTCGGGCAGAGCCACCAGATCTTCCACGTGTTCCTGGTGCTGTGCACGCTGGCGCAGATCGAGGCCGTGGTGCTGGACTACGAGTCCAGGAGGGAGATCTACTCCTCGCTCCAGGAGGGCCTGGCTCACGACTTCTCTGCCCTCTTCCTGGTCACTGTCACCTGCTCTGTCCTCACCGCCACCTACATGGCCCAGAGGGTGAAGAACAAGCTGCGCCTCAAGGAGGAGTAA
- the MTFR1L gene encoding mitochondrial fission regulator 1-like isoform X2: MDAEATIPIWQNKPHGSARSVVRMIGSNLPLKPCPRATFEVLPSVSELYLGDVPPVPTLADIVWIAADDEETYARVRSDTRPLKHKWKPSPFTVIQRNASVPNLRKQEEKLLALKKPGLPALSRTTELQDELSHLRSQIAKIVAAESASAQLTPDLLSPGSSNASSPVHCFGPSFQSTTSFVISDITEEEAELESPELPSVAELPPLAALESCRPDHKDPDDEDSVSLSKASSFADMMGILKDIHRMKQSKDLNRPSMKEEDPAVLIAEVLRRKFALKDEDLALKEK, from the exons ATGGACGCGGAGGCC ACCATCCCCATCTGGCAGAACAAGCCCCACGGCTCAGCTCGCAGCGTGGTCAGGATGATCGGCTCCAACCTGCCCCTGAAGCCCTGTCCCAGGGCCACCTTCGAG gtcctgcccagTGTCTCAGAGCTGTACCTGGGGGATGTGCCCCCCGTGCCCACCTTGGCCGACATCGTGTGGATCGCCGCCGATGACGAGGAGACCTACGCCAGGGTCAG GAGTGACACTCGCCCGCTGAAGCACAAGTGGAAGCCCAGTCCCTTCACAGTGATCCAGAGAAACGCCTCAGTGCCCAACCtgaggaagcaggaggagaagctgctggccTTGAAGAAGCCTGGTttgccagccctgagcaggaccacagagctgcaggacgAGCTGAGTCACCTCCGGAGCCAGATCGCCAAGATCGTGGCCGCAGAGTCAG cctctgcccagctgaCGCCAGACCTGTTatccccaggcagctccaacGCCTCCTCCCCCGTGCACTGTTTTGGACCCTCTTTCCAGTCCACCACGTCCTTCGTGATCAGCGACATCACGGAGGAGGAGGCGGAGCTGGAGAGCCCCGAGCTGCCCTCGGTGGCCGAGCTGCCCCCTCTGGCCGCGCTGGAGAGCTGCCGGCCCGACCACAAGGACCCCGACGACGAGGACTCCGTGTCCCTCTCCAAGGCCAGCAGCTTTGCTGACATGATGGGAATTCTCAAAGACATTCATAGGATGAAGCAGAGCAAAGATTT gaACCGCCCTTCCATGAAGGAGGAGGACCCGGCCGTGCTCATCGCCGAGGTCCTGAGGAGGAAATTTGCCCTCAAGGATGAAGACCTGGCCCTGAAGGAGAAGTGA
- the LOC136371353 gene encoding aurora kinase A- and ninein-interacting protein-like, whose protein sequence is MRRRRGGGPGPAEACGVWLDTAELKRGPARPLGAKVRAPTRIPERKQSAVLLPQPGPRQSTIPTFFRAHRDERDKENARPTPCTPKKDCKDSGAPLAACPVKILALPPLEEPPGAEQGLQGTSQAWKTPVENKENKENTSLELQVESGRQSRASPGAGKDSWCCSSSQGSEQGRITPHRNKSRLFPGETASGSRKPQPCSRGSPGVGPAGAENTNPAPGAVPRGVCCSPQSPGPAQPLRELSLGASCRELFCQDSQGNRVIAHRDWEQLEQLEQLEQLELGSEDLFTQDSEGNRVIKHW, encoded by the exons AtgaggcggcggcgcgggggcggcccgggcccggccgaGGCCTGCGGGGTCTGGCTGGACACGGCCGAGCTGAAGCGGGGCCCGGCGCGG CCCCTCGGTGCCAAGGTCAGAGCACCCACCCGAATTCCTGAGAGGAAACAGAGCGCggtgctgctcccacagcctggCCCCAGGCAAAGCACCATCCCCACCTTCTTCAGAGCCCACAGAG ATGAAAGGGACAAAGAAAACGCCAGGCCGACTCCCTGCACCCCAAAGAAAGACTGTAAGGACTCAGGGGCTCCTCTGGCTGCCTGTCCTGTGAAGATCCTGGCCTTGCCACCGCTGGAAGAGCcccctggagctgagcaggggctgcagggcacatCCCAGGCATGGAAAACACCCgtggaaaacaaggaaaacaaggaaaacacctccctggagctccaggtgGAGTctgggaggcagagcagagcctcccctggggctgggaaggattcctggtgctgcagctcctcccagggCTCGGAGCAGGGCAGGATCACCCCTCACAGGAACAAATCCCGGCTATTTCCTGGAGAAACGGCCTCAGGGAGCAGGaaaccacagccctgcagcagaggcagtcCCGGGGTGGgtcctgctggggctgagaacacaaaccctgccccaggggctgtccccagaggggtctgctgctctccccagagcccagggccagctcagcccctccGAGAGCTGAGCCTGGGGGCATCCTGCAGGGAACTCTTCTGCCAGGACTCCCAGGGGAACAGGGTCATTGCCCACAgggactgggagcagctggagcagctggaacagctggaacagctggagctgggctctgaggACCTGTTCACACAGGACTCGGAGGGGAACAGGGTCATTAAACACTGGTGA
- the MTFR1L gene encoding mitochondrial fission regulator 1-like isoform X1: MAAEGPRPALAAGPSGTAGPQTIPIWQNKPHGSARSVVRMIGSNLPLKPCPRATFEVLPSVSELYLGDVPPVPTLADIVWIAADDEETYARVRSDTRPLKHKWKPSPFTVIQRNASVPNLRKQEEKLLALKKPGLPALSRTTELQDELSHLRSQIAKIVAAESASAQLTPDLLSPGSSNASSPVHCFGPSFQSTTSFVISDITEEEAELESPELPSVAELPPLAALESCRPDHKDPDDEDSVSLSKASSFADMMGILKDIHRMKQSKDLNRPSMKEEDPAVLIAEVLRRKFALKDEDLALKEK; encoded by the exons ATGGCGGCGGAGGGGCCGCGCCCGGCGCTGGCAGCGGGGCCGAGCGGCACGGCCGGCCCGCAG ACCATCCCCATCTGGCAGAACAAGCCCCACGGCTCAGCTCGCAGCGTGGTCAGGATGATCGGCTCCAACCTGCCCCTGAAGCCCTGTCCCAGGGCCACCTTCGAG gtcctgcccagTGTCTCAGAGCTGTACCTGGGGGATGTGCCCCCCGTGCCCACCTTGGCCGACATCGTGTGGATCGCCGCCGATGACGAGGAGACCTACGCCAGGGTCAG GAGTGACACTCGCCCGCTGAAGCACAAGTGGAAGCCCAGTCCCTTCACAGTGATCCAGAGAAACGCCTCAGTGCCCAACCtgaggaagcaggaggagaagctgctggccTTGAAGAAGCCTGGTttgccagccctgagcaggaccacagagctgcaggacgAGCTGAGTCACCTCCGGAGCCAGATCGCCAAGATCGTGGCCGCAGAGTCAG cctctgcccagctgaCGCCAGACCTGTTatccccaggcagctccaacGCCTCCTCCCCCGTGCACTGTTTTGGACCCTCTTTCCAGTCCACCACGTCCTTCGTGATCAGCGACATCACGGAGGAGGAGGCGGAGCTGGAGAGCCCCGAGCTGCCCTCGGTGGCCGAGCTGCCCCCTCTGGCCGCGCTGGAGAGCTGCCGGCCCGACCACAAGGACCCCGACGACGAGGACTCCGTGTCCCTCTCCAAGGCCAGCAGCTTTGCTGACATGATGGGAATTCTCAAAGACATTCATAGGATGAAGCAGAGCAAAGATTT gaACCGCCCTTCCATGAAGGAGGAGGACCCGGCCGTGCTCATCGCCGAGGTCCTGAGGAGGAAATTTGCCCTCAAGGATGAAGACCTGGCCCTGAAGGAGAAGTGA